TCCTCCAGCGTCTCATTTCTTCAGCCCAACAGATTTTCAGCTCGAAAAAAGAAGTCATTGGGGAAACAACCGTGGTTCATCCTCCATTTTCAGGTGGACGCATCATGATTCATCCCCAGGTGTTGCGAAAAATCGTTGAAGCGGCCTGCAACCAGTTTGACGAGGTCCAGCATGTGGTCAAGATCGTCTCCAGCTTTGAGGATTTACCTCGGTTCCAGGTTTCGATTGCTCTTCAACTGCCTTACATGACAAATATTCCAGCACTTATCTATGCCCTTCAATCTACATTGTACAAAGAAGCTCACTATTGTCTCAATATCGCTCCTGCCAGCATCGACATCGTCGTTTCATCTCTGGAGCTAACCTAATCCGGTCCTTTGCGACCGGATTTTTTTTGGCTGCAATCCTCAGGGGTTACATCCTGACTTGTTGCTCATCCTATACATGATTCCATCTGAAAGGAGCAACCTTATGCCATCCATCCTGTCTTCCAAGCCCTTTGCTCAAGCTCCGATTCCCGAACCGCCTAAGGTCATTTCTACAAAGGACTTGAGCTATCTCAAGGATGCTTTGTCATGGGAACTGATCGCTTTCAAAAAGCTGCATGCTTTTGCACAGCAAGCTACTGATCCCCAGGTCAAGCAATGTCTGGAACAACAAGGACAGATGCACCAGCGACACTACCAAAAGCTGCTGAGTCACCTGCAAAATAACAACACCGCCGTGATGGCGACCATTCCGCAGATGCAGTCCCAGCAACAGCAATCACAACAGCAACAACAAATGCAGTAAGGGAGGAATCGGGATGCCAAACCAAAACCAGATCGCCAATCCACAATCCGGTCAGCTGCCACAAGTAAAAGGTCCGCAAATGAACGATCGTGATTATCTCAACGATTGTTTAGCTACCTGCAAATACTTGACAGATAACTTTAACATCGCCGTTCGTGAAGCCAGCCACCAGCAGCTTTATGATGACATGCTGCAAATTTTGAATGAAACCCATCAATCAGCCCGCGATGCTTTCAATCTCATGTTCCAAAAGGGATGGTACAAGCTGGAGGCTGCCGAGCAGCAAAAACTCCAGCAAGCTTATCAGCAATTTAGCGGGTACTCCACGCAGTTCCCTTATCATTGATATAGCAGAAGACACCTGACCCAAGCAGGTGTCTTCTTTTCGTTACCCCTTACCACGCAGGAGCTGCGCTATTACATATAACGCCTTTTCCATGTCGGCTTCTTCTGCGTACACGTAGGACAAGCGAAGATGATGACTATCCGTCTGATCATAAACAAAGCCCGGATTTAACAGAACCCCTTTTGCCAGTGCTTCCGTAAAAAGCTTGCGCATCGAGACCGACTGATGCAAACGCAGCCAAATGTAAAAACCGCCATGCGGAATATGCCAATCTGCCAAATCGCCAAACCAGCGAGCAAGGCATTCGCACATCCTGTCCCTTCTATGTCGCAGAGCTGCTCTAAGCTGATCCAGATGCCAGGAATATCTATCGCTTGTGAGCCATTCTCTCGCCACCCATTGGGAAATCGCACTCGCTCCGTAGTCCGTCTGCATTTTTACATCCGCGAGGCGTTCTATGACAGGCTCAGGACCTACAATCCAGCCGATCCGCAGCCCTGGACTGAGCGTTTTGGACAAGCTGCCCAAATATAAGACTAACCCGCTCTGATCCCTCGCCTTTAACGGCAATGGCCCCGGTTCGTCTAACCACAATTCTCCATAAACATCGTCTTCCAATACAGGCAGCCTCTCCCGCTCGCATGCAGCCAGTACTTGCTCCCTTCGGTTCTCTGACATACTAATCCCAGTCGGATTGTGGTAAGCCGAAATTGTATAGAGGAGTGCTGCGTTATGCGCCTGCTTTTGTCTCGTTAACACTTGGGGAGAGATTCCTTCCGCATCCATTGGTACACCAACCAGACGCATTCCCGATGATGGAAACAAAGGTAGAGAGAATAAATACGAAGGCTGCTCGAGCAAGATGGCAGATCCACGGTGAAGGATGCCAATCGATATCAACTGCAAGGCTTGAAGGGCCCCCGAAACGACCAAAATAGACGCCGGTGAAGCCTCGATCCCCCTGCTCCGCAAATGATCGCTGATCGCTTGGCGCAAAGGCAACAGCCCTTTTGGCTCCGAATATCCGAGATGAGTCATTTTGCCCTGCAAGCTAGCCATGACCTCTTCCATCTCCGCAACAGGAATCAAGCTCGGCGACAGCTCACCAGTCCCTAAACGAATGTACCTCGGGTCTGGCTCATAACGATTGATATCCTGAATCGTCGGCGAATTGGGGAGATGCGCACCTGCTTGCACGTAGCCCAGCCAATTGGGTGGTGGCGCTGTCGTCAATAAGGACCACGTGTTGTTACTAACGACGGAACCACTGCCTACGGTTGCTTCAATGAAACCATCCGCTTTTAGCTCTTCCAACGCCGTCACCACCGTACTGCGGTTTACCTCAAAGGCTTGCGCCAACGCTCTTTGTGTTGGCAATTTACTATTGATCGGCCATTCTCCACCTGCAATTTTCCCCTTCATATAAGCTACGATCTGCGCGTAGATCGGTATGTCAGATGATTTGTCAGGCTTCCAGTCTATCGTTAGCACAGGCACATTCCTCCTCGTCTGATCATTGTACAAATTGGTTGGTTTGGATGTAAACCAATTGGCTGGAGACAACGGATTCACAACCGTGAATAATGACAGTAATGCAAATGGCCTTTGCATCGAGAGAGAAACGGGGAGGAAACGATCATGCTGGAAGCGATTTTGCACGGTTTTGTGCTTGCTTTTGGACTTATTTTACCGCTCGGCGCACAAAATGTTTTCGTTTTTAATCAGGGGGCTCTACAACCTACATTACTTCGCGCCATGCCCGTCGTACTGACTGCGGCACTCTGCGATACCCTGCTCATTTTATTGGCAGTATTGGGAGTCTCTTTGGTTGTATTGACAGTCACATGGCTGAAAACGGTGCTGTATGTCATCGGCTTCTTCTTTTTGGTGTATATGGGATATTTAACGTGGCGTAGCCGTCCAGATACTGAGGCTGGAGAGAAAGAGCGCTTTTCGGCCAAAAAGCAAATCATGTTTGCTGCCTCTGTCTCTTTGTTGAACCCGCATGCGATTCTCGACACGATCGGGGTCATCGGCACCAGCTCACTCAGCTATTCGGGAACAGAAAAGTGGGGCTTTACTGTTGCCTGCATCCTCGTATCCTGCTTCTGGTTTTTCGGCCTTTCTGTAGCTGGTCGTACAGCAGGACGATTGGACCGGTCCGGAAAATTGCAGCGTGGTCTGAATATGGTTTCTGCTGTGATTATGTGGGGAGTGGCCTTCTATATGGCAGCCCAATTACTCATCTCGTAAAGAGTTCATGAAAAAGTGAATAATCCCCATCCCCTCCACTCAAAATACTCCTATTCGGGTTTTCGAAGTGGAGGTTTGTTTAATGCTTTTTACCAAATCGGATGCACTCTTGGATGACTTGTATGAGATTGCGAAAAATGTGCATCAGACGGCGATCTATTTTAACGAATACAAAATCACTTCATTAGAGACAGTCAAAACCTTTGCTACAGAGATGAAGGAGTACGAAACAAAGGGCGACAAGCTCATCCATGAAATCATCGTGCAAATCAACAAGACATTTATTACCGCAATCGAGCGTGAGGACGTTCTGGACCTTGCCGTCAAGCTGGATGATGTGCTGGACGGATTGGAGTTTTGCGCTTCGCGACTCTATATGTACGATATCATGGAACCAGATCAAACGATGGTGCAATTCGGACAACTCATCGAAGAAGCTACCAAGCAAATTCTTCTCGCCATCGAACTGCTTCAAAAGCAAAAGTTGTCTGCTATGAAGGAGTACATCATCCGCATTAACGATTTGGAAAGCGAGGGGGATGAATTGGTGCGGAGCAGCATTCGGCAATTGTTCAAAAACTCAAGCGATCCCATTCACATTATGCAGCTCAAAGAGGTTTACGAAGTGCTCGAAGATGTCATGGATCATTGCGAGGATGTCGCGGATGCGATGGAATCCGTGATCATGGGCAACTCTTAAACAAGGAGACCTACTTTCATGTATACGAGCCTTCCTCTTGTGATTGCCGTTATCATTTTGGCTGTTTTCTTTGATTTCATCAACGGGTTTCACGACACTGCCAATGCCATCGCAACCACCGTATCCACCAAGGCTCTCCCGCCTAAGATTGCCATTTGCCTAGCGGCTATCATGAACTTTATCGGTGCCCTGACATTTACCGGGGTCGCCAAAACTATTGGTGGAGAGATCGCCGATCCAACCAAGCTGGAATTCGGTGTGCTTGTGGTCATGGCTGCTCTCTTGGCTGCGATTCTTTGGAATTTGATTACGTGGTGGTACGGTATCCCCAGCAGTTCGTCTCATGCTCTCATCGGCTCACTCGTAGGGGCAGTCCTCGCTTCCGCTGGGAGTGCGCAAATCAACTGGACTGGTTTTTCAAAAATATTCGAGGCACTTATTGTGTCACCGGTTATTGCGCTCGTAGCCGCTTACCTCATGATGAATTTGGTTTATTTCATTTTCAGTCGGATCATGGTTCCTCCTTCCAAGGTCAACCGGGGATTTCGCTTCTTTCAGATTTTCACGGCGGCCCTGCAATCCTTTACACATGGAACGAATGACGCACAAAAAGCGATGGGCATTATCGTATTCGCTCTCGTTGCCGCTGACCTGCATACAGATACCAGCACGATTCCTTTCTGGGTGCAGTTCATTTGTGCCCTCGCGATGGGCTTGGGAACCTCTATCGGAGGCTGGAAAATCATCAAGACGGTCGGAGGCAAAATCACCAAAATTGAACCGATTAATGGAGCCACTGCCGATCTCACCTCGTCTTCGATCATTTTTACCTTTACGCAGTTAGGCTTGCCTGTGAGCTCTACCCATGTCATCTCTTCCGGGATCATGGGGGTCGGTGCAGCCAAACGGCTAAAAAGCGTCAATTGGGGCGTTGCCAAACGTATCGTGATCACCTGGTTTATTACGCTGCCGATTTCTGCCTTGCTCGCAGCGGCCATTTATTTGTTGTTACATGTATTTATCTAAAAGCAAAAGGGACGAGTAACAGGCTCGCCCCTTTTTTCTGTTATCCGAATGAAAAAACCAAGTAAGACTAGCGCGATTATATTAAGGTTTACATCAAAATGAAAGGCCATTCTGGAAAGGATGGCCTTAAAACTTCCGTTACAGACAGCGTGGTGAAACGTTAGCTGCTTTGCATTGCTTTTGCCTTACTCTTTTATAAGCTGTTTCATACCCTCTTCAACAAATTGATCATCCCGTAACTTGTCCTGCACACTTTTCCGCCACTTTTCTTTCGTCAATAGCGATGCCAAATTTTCACCGAAGAGACCTTGCATAGCAACTCTTGTGGCAACAATCGTGGTGTCTGGAAAGCGATATTCGATTGTCTGCAAATTGTCGACCAGAGCAAAGGCTGACACGGTGTTGTACAGCATCGCTTGCTTGAATAATTTCGCCTCGATGTCGGTCGTCTTCTCCTCGTAATGAATCTCAATCGTAAACTTCTCCGGACGGAGCTGAAATGTACGCTTGCGATCACTTAACGGCAAATGATTGAACATAACCAGATTCGATGTAGCGCCCATGTACTTGTTTTTGTATGGCAAAATGGATTCCAAATCGTGAGTCAGCGGGCTTTGCTGAGCCAATTGATACTGCTCCGATTGCGCTTCGTTCTTCGGTATTATGATGATCTGAATAGCCATGAATAGGACAACCCCGATGAGAACCAAAGCAAGTATGATTTTATTTCGCAATGTCGTCACCTTCCCCTGCATCATATTTTAAAATTAGTCGCGGAAAGGAGTGGAGCCACAGCGGAATGAGGATCGAGAGAAAAGGCAGCGCATACCCTACAGCAATGTTAGCGAATTGATAGGGTCCAGTAAGATTCACTGGCGTTGAAAACCATAGATTGCTACCAAAATAGAGGGCTGTCGTAAACACAAGTGTCCCGACAATATAAAGCGCCCACAGCATCCAGCCCGTTTTTCGCAACAAAAAGGCAGATCGCACATTCAAGTGGGTCAATTGATGGGAAGAAGCAGGTCGGTTGATCCCTAACAAGACCAAATAAACGATACCGATGAGAATGCAAATCGCAAGCAGACCATAGTTCAAAAAGATACCCATTCTCCAGATTCGCAAGGGCATAGTCACAATCCAGGCAATGAGTCCGTACAGCAATCCGAGCTGCAACAACTCTTGCAGGAGTGGAAGTATGTATATCTTACGGCGTTCTCCGACAAACGAATCAATTGAAGGGAGATTGGCCTTTGCTTTTTTCACGGCTTCATCCAACGATAGCCCATCTGCGACCAAGTCGGCGACCTTTGCCTCCAAATTGCTCAATACTTCCCACTTGAGCTCTTCGATTTGTTTACTTCCCCTGTAATTTTGAAACAACTGATCGACATGGTGCTGTAAACTCTCCATCACACTTCATCCCGCCTTTCGATGAGCTGGTCAATCAATTCTTTGGCGACCTTCCAAGATGCCAAGGCTCTTTCGTACGCCTCTCTCCCCGCTTCTGTCACCTGATAATATTTGCGTCTCCCCCCCTGGCTCTCATTTCCCCAGTACGAAGCGATCAGCTTGTGTGACTCTAATCTTTTCAGACTGGTATACAAAGAGGGCTCTTTCAGTTCGTAGCGACCGTCGCTGTTTTTGAAAATGGCTTTGATGATTTCGTACCCATAGTTATCGCCGTCATACAGGACACGAAGAATAATCGTATCGATATGACCGCGGATAATTTCACTGCTAATACTGCTGTCACTCATCTCGTTCACCTCGCAGATATAGCATAACACATATTACTATGTATGACGAAGTAATATGTGTCGAATTGTTCTACTCACAAAAAAAAACAAGACCACTCAAAAAGTTGAGATAGTCTTGACATATAGGCAGCCCGATCGTTTTATTGTTTCATCTGGTACACCAGATAGGGTGCTGGCGTCCGTTTTCCGTTTAGTTCCGGCCATACATAAAGCAGTTCCAGTGAGGGACGATTCCCCTTGTTAGGCTCTGTAGATGCTTTCCCTATTTCTGAAAAATTCCCTTCCAGGCCTACTACCTGTCTGCTGGTGCTATCCACCCAAACCTTATACTTGTGACTCTCCGCTCTTGCTCCTTGTGTAATGGCAATGAAGTCTATCCTGATTGCTGAGTCTTCCACCGCCGCGCCCTCCATTGCAAGCTGCGTGATTTGTCTTGGCAAATAGGACGCCAGTTTTTTGACACCGATTTGGGCTGCTTCTGCTTGGGACAGCTCCGGGGAAGTATGTGACTCCGTATTTGTTTTCATCCGATACGCCAGCAGTTGACCAGATTTCTTGGCAAACCTCGCAGTGAGATAAGTAGCATCTGTCATTTTCCACGTATATTCCATGTACGATTCGTGTTCTTCTGTTGATAATGGACGGTTATCCCCTTCGATACGTACACCGAACTCTTTCTGGATCAGAGTGGCTATCTCCTCATCTGAGTTGGCCATGAGCAGCTTACCTTGTGCCTGAATCGGGATGAGGCTATAGCTTCCAGTTGCTGCCACGCTCTGAAAGCGATGATCGAGGACTTCCCCGTTCAATGCGTTGATATAGCCTGCAAAAGCCGCTACTTCTTCTTGCTTCAAACTGGCTGTCAGCCTTTGTACTGCTTCCTCTTTGGAAATTGCTTTTTCTGGATTGGGAAATAGCGAGAGATCTGCTTCTCCATCGAGATTCTCTTCCAAGACCATACCCGCTGGTGTTCCATCTGACTTCAAGTGAACCTTCACGACACTGTCGGCGAACGGTATACCGTTAATGACGCGTAGAAAAACAGCCGTATCTTTTTCCAGATGGTTAGAAGCAAGTTGATATTGCTTACTTTTATCGCCTAATTTCTGCTTCATATATTGCACGACAGACAGCGTTGTATTGCTTGCCGTGGCTGCCGTTTTTGGCAGTGCTTGGCTTTCAGGGAGCGATTGTGATTGCGTAATGACACTCTGTTCTTTCTGTTTGGGCTGTTCTTTCACCTGGCTTATTTTCCGCTGCTCGGCAACAGGAGGAATATTCCTTTGCTCCGGTATGTCCTTCTCTTTTGCCAGTGAAGGCGCATTCTCTGCAGGCTGCTCCGTACGTACACTGCTAGTCCCATTTGGCGCTTCTTTTCCGTCAGGCACAGCTACCAAGAGAGCCAGTACGACAGTTGCAGCTGCACCTCCTGTCATCGACAAGATACGGCCCACTTTTTTCCTCTGCTTCATCTGCCTTGCCTGTTTAACCAGCGTCTGATCCAAATAGGTGACAAATTCCTGACGTGGGGGTGGGTCCTGCCTTCTTAACCCTCGCAGCTGGACCGTCAGCTTCTCATCCTCTAGCCCACTCATTTAGAAAGCCCCCTTCCTCCGTATCATCCATCATTTCTTTGACCAGCTTTAATGCCCGATGGGTGTTTACTTTCACCTTGGATTCCGATACACCCAGGATTTCTGCCGTCTCCTTGACGCTGTATTCCTCGATGCAACGCAAAATCAGAACCAGACGATAATGGGGCGCTAGCTTTTGGATCGCTTGCTTCAGCTCACGAACGTTTTCCCGCTTGGTCAGGACATTTTCCGGACTCCCTTCCTTGGTCGCCAGCTTCATCAGCCAGTTTTCTGAGAAAAAGGACTTGACCTTCTGCTTGCGATGCTGGTCAATCGCCGCATGCTTGGCAATGGAGAAGAGCCATGTTTTCAGAGTGACTCTGCCATCAAATCCGGCGAGCCCTTTTAACACTCTCGTAAAAACCTCCTGTGTCAAGTCCTCGGCATCATTCTGGTTGCCGGTAAAATGGAGCAGAAAGTAGTAAACGTCCTGATAGTGAGCATGATAGATCGCGCTGATCCGCTGCTCGATATCCTCCTGCACGGGTTAGCCTCCTGTCTTAGTACGGATTAATGAAATTCACCTGTA
The window above is part of the Brevibacillus brevis NBRC 100599 genome. Proteins encoded here:
- a CDS encoding ferritin-like domain-containing protein, which translates into the protein MPSILSSKPFAQAPIPEPPKVISTKDLSYLKDALSWELIAFKKLHAFAQQATDPQVKQCLEQQGQMHQRHYQKLLSHLQNNNTAVMATIPQMQSQQQQSQQQQQMQ
- a CDS encoding spore coat protein; this encodes MPNQNQIANPQSGQLPQVKGPQMNDRDYLNDCLATCKYLTDNFNIAVREASHQQLYDDMLQILNETHQSARDAFNLMFQKGWYKLEAAEQQKLQQAYQQFSGYSTQFPYH
- a CDS encoding PLP-dependent aminotransferase family protein, with the protein product MLTIDWKPDKSSDIPIYAQIVAYMKGKIAGGEWPINSKLPTQRALAQAFEVNRSTVVTALEELKADGFIEATVGSGSVVSNNTWSLLTTAPPPNWLGYVQAGAHLPNSPTIQDINRYEPDPRYIRLGTGELSPSLIPVAEMEEVMASLQGKMTHLGYSEPKGLLPLRQAISDHLRSRGIEASPASILVVSGALQALQLISIGILHRGSAILLEQPSYLFSLPLFPSSGMRLVGVPMDAEGISPQVLTRQKQAHNAALLYTISAYHNPTGISMSENRREQVLAACERERLPVLEDDVYGELWLDEPGPLPLKARDQSGLVLYLGSLSKTLSPGLRIGWIVGPEPVIERLADVKMQTDYGASAISQWVAREWLTSDRYSWHLDQLRAALRHRRDRMCECLARWFGDLADWHIPHGGFYIWLRLHQSVSMRKLFTEALAKGVLLNPGFVYDQTDSHHLRLSYVYAEEADMEKALYVIAQLLRGKG
- a CDS encoding LysE/ArgO family amino acid transporter: MLEAILHGFVLAFGLILPLGAQNVFVFNQGALQPTLLRAMPVVLTAALCDTLLILLAVLGVSLVVLTVTWLKTVLYVIGFFFLVYMGYLTWRSRPDTEAGEKERFSAKKQIMFAASVSLLNPHAILDTIGVIGTSSLSYSGTEKWGFTVACILVSCFWFFGLSVAGRTAGRLDRSGKLQRGLNMVSAVIMWGVAFYMAAQLLIS
- a CDS encoding DUF47 domain-containing protein, giving the protein MLFTKSDALLDDLYEIAKNVHQTAIYFNEYKITSLETVKTFATEMKEYETKGDKLIHEIIVQINKTFITAIEREDVLDLAVKLDDVLDGLEFCASRLYMYDIMEPDQTMVQFGQLIEEATKQILLAIELLQKQKLSAMKEYIIRINDLESEGDELVRSSIRQLFKNSSDPIHIMQLKEVYEVLEDVMDHCEDVADAMESVIMGNS
- a CDS encoding inorganic phosphate transporter, with amino-acid sequence MYTSLPLVIAVIILAVFFDFINGFHDTANAIATTVSTKALPPKIAICLAAIMNFIGALTFTGVAKTIGGEIADPTKLEFGVLVVMAALLAAILWNLITWWYGIPSSSSHALIGSLVGAVLASAGSAQINWTGFSKIFEALIVSPVIALVAAYLMMNLVYFIFSRIMVPPSKVNRGFRFFQIFTAALQSFTHGTNDAQKAMGIIVFALVAADLHTDTSTIPFWVQFICALAMGLGTSIGGWKIIKTVGGKITKIEPINGATADLTSSSIIFTFTQLGLPVSSTHVISSGIMGVGAAKRLKSVNWGVAKRIVITWFITLPISALLAAAIYLLLHVFI
- a CDS encoding DUF4825 domain-containing protein yields the protein MTTLRNKIILALVLIGVVLFMAIQIIIIPKNEAQSEQYQLAQQSPLTHDLESILPYKNKYMGATSNLVMFNHLPLSDRKRTFQLRPEKFTIEIHYEEKTTDIEAKLFKQAMLYNTVSAFALVDNLQTIEYRFPDTTIVATRVAMQGLFGENLASLLTKEKWRKSVQDKLRDDQFVEEGMKQLIKE
- a CDS encoding permease prefix domain 1-containing protein, whose protein sequence is MESLQHHVDQLFQNYRGSKQIEELKWEVLSNLEAKVADLVADGLSLDEAVKKAKANLPSIDSFVGERRKIYILPLLQELLQLGLLYGLIAWIVTMPLRIWRMGIFLNYGLLAICILIGIVYLVLLGINRPASSHQLTHLNVRSAFLLRKTGWMLWALYIVGTLVFTTALYFGSNLWFSTPVNLTGPYQFANIAVGYALPFLSILIPLWLHSFPRLILKYDAGEGDDIAK
- a CDS encoding PadR family transcriptional regulator: MSDSSISSEIIRGHIDTIILRVLYDGDNYGYEIIKAIFKNSDGRYELKEPSLYTSLKRLESHKLIASYWGNESQGGRRKYYQVTEAGREAYERALASWKVAKELIDQLIERRDEV
- a CDS encoding RNA polymerase sigma factor, which translates into the protein MQEDIEQRISAIYHAHYQDVYYFLLHFTGNQNDAEDLTQEVFTRVLKGLAGFDGRVTLKTWLFSIAKHAAIDQHRKQKVKSFFSENWLMKLATKEGSPENVLTKRENVRELKQAIQKLAPHYRLVLILRCIEEYSVKETAEILGVSESKVKVNTHRALKLVKEMMDDTEEGGFLNEWARG